One stretch of Manis pentadactyla isolate mManPen7 chromosome 10, mManPen7.hap1, whole genome shotgun sequence DNA includes these proteins:
- the LOC130685072 gene encoding ral guanine nucleotide dissociation stimulator-like, with the protein MGGIELLAPNVQMVIRQFDAMVSLVISSCLGTLTMTAQDRAQVVEFWIRVAKECLALKNFAALRAILVGLRSRAILRLGSTWRRVSWWVVLSLGPGLLSGQGHPYILQCPSVGWDFLGGGRA; encoded by the exons ATGGGAGGCATTGAGCTCCTGGCCCCCAACGTGCAAATGGTCATCAGGCAATTCGATGCCATGGTTAGCTTGGTCATCTCCTCCTGCCTCGGGACCCTGACCATGactgcccaggacagggcccaagtggtggagttctggatccggGTGGCCAAG gagtgtctGGCCCTCAAGAACTTCGCTGCCCTCCGTGCCATTCTCGTGGGCCTGCGGAGCCGTGCCATACTTCGCCTGGGAAGCACCTGGAGACgtgtttcctggtgggtagtcctgtccctgggaccagggctcctgagtggacagggacacccctacatcttgcagtgtccctcagtgggctgggacttcctgggaggcggcagagcctag